The Aureimonas mangrovi genome includes a region encoding these proteins:
- the ruvX gene encoding Holliday junction resolvase RuvX, which translates to MAIVDITKLAALLPQGKVVAGLDLGTKTIGFAVSDLGLSFATPRTVIRRAKFTADAQALTKALDAERCGAIVIGLPVNMDGTEGPRAQSTRAFVRNFLRLDDRPLAFWDERLSTVAAERGLIEADVSRAKRANRIDSAAAAFILQGALDRMAAAAD; encoded by the coding sequence ATGGCGATCGTCGACATCACTAAACTCGCCGCGCTCCTGCCGCAGGGCAAGGTCGTGGCCGGGCTCGATCTCGGGACGAAGACGATCGGCTTCGCCGTGTCCGATCTCGGCCTGAGCTTCGCCACGCCACGCACCGTCATCCGCCGCGCGAAATTCACCGCCGATGCGCAGGCTTTGACGAAGGCGCTCGACGCCGAGCGCTGCGGCGCGATCGTGATCGGCCTGCCTGTGAACATGGACGGAACGGAGGGGCCGCGCGCCCAGTCCACCCGCGCCTTCGTACGGAACTTCCTACGCCTTGACGACCGGCCGCTGGCCTTCTGGGACGAGCGGCTGTCGACCGTTGCGGCCGAACGCGGGCTGATCGAGGCCGACGTCTCGCGCGCCAAGCGCGCCAACCGCATTGATTCGGCCGCGGCCGCCTTCATCCTGCAAGGCGCGCTCGACCGTATGGCCGCCGCGGCGGATTGA